One Enterococcus silesiacus genomic window carries:
- a CDS encoding two-component system response regulator, giving the protein MIKLIIVEDQGLLSSALATILGLEDDLEVVGIAKNGVEALALIEKHQPDICLTDIEMPLKTGLDLAEELQHQKQKVIILTTFAREGYFERAVKADVSGYLLKDTPTDELIGNIRAVMKGKKFYSPELVTGLFSQQENPLTEREQEVLLAVGDGLSSKEIAEKLFLTSGTVRNYMSEILNKLNAKNRIEAVSVAKEKGWI; this is encoded by the coding sequence ATGATTAAATTAATTATCGTAGAAGACCAAGGATTATTGTCTTCAGCTTTAGCAACGATTTTAGGTTTAGAGGATGATTTGGAGGTGGTAGGGATTGCTAAAAATGGGGTGGAAGCATTAGCATTGATCGAAAAGCATCAACCAGATATTTGCTTGACAGATATCGAAATGCCATTGAAAACAGGTTTGGATCTAGCAGAAGAATTACAGCATCAGAAACAAAAGGTGATCATTTTAACCACTTTTGCTAGAGAAGGTTATTTTGAGCGTGCAGTAAAAGCTGATGTATCAGGCTATTTGTTAAAAGACACACCGACAGATGAGCTGATTGGCAATATTCGTGCGGTGATGAAAGGGAAAAAGTTTTATTCACCAGAGCTTGTAACGGGGTTATTTTCACAACAAGAAAATCCGTTGACGGAGCGGGAACAAGAAGTTTTACTGGCAGTTGGGGATGGTTTGTCGTCTAAAGAAATTGCTGAGAAATTATTTTTAACTAGTGGAACGGTCCGAAATTATATGTCAGAGATTTTGAATAAACTGAATGCAAAAAATCGGATCGAAGCGGTAAGTGTGGCAAAGGAAAAAGGCTGGATTTAA
- a CDS encoding PTS cellobiose transporter subunit IIC — translation MKKIIDWMTNVFAPKANKITKNPWIGAIQEAMTTVMPMILVGSLVTIFAIFEEYIPNFPDISPISSFSFGLASVFVAFFIPYLLLEKKKKHKLKKQAGMIGIAFFLMLVFPTFNDNGDIIIEFAKLGSGGMFAAIVGGLFVAFVMDKFSKFSLFKEDTMMPPFLVEGFDSIAPTFLILAIGWVAIFIFNINLYEGIYWILSPLVNVSQSFWGFVLIMFIQAFLYSFGISSWVLEPLYVPIGLQAVGQNAADLARGIDPSLILTNETLQGWVWIGGAGSTLMLSVFMLFTKSKRLRAIGKSSIVPSLCNINEPLVYGAPVVFNPMLMVPMWISGIVVPAITYLSFQLGWVSIPTKPFALWYLPVGIQTWLINGDLNGLILLAVSLVLTGFIYYPFLKVYDNQIYKEELLKVEEA, via the coding sequence ATGAAAAAGATTATTGATTGGATGACGAATGTCTTTGCACCAAAAGCAAATAAAATCACGAAAAATCCTTGGATCGGTGCCATTCAAGAAGCGATGACGACAGTGATGCCAATGATTTTGGTCGGCTCACTGGTAACGATTTTTGCCATTTTTGAAGAATATATTCCAAATTTTCCAGATATTTCGCCAATTAGCAGTTTTAGTTTTGGATTAGCGTCAGTGTTTGTAGCCTTTTTTATTCCGTATCTGCTTTTGGAGAAAAAGAAGAAACATAAATTAAAGAAACAAGCTGGAATGATCGGGATCGCTTTTTTCTTGATGCTGGTTTTTCCGACATTTAATGACAATGGAGATATTATCATTGAATTTGCTAAATTAGGTTCGGGCGGAATGTTTGCAGCAATCGTTGGGGGCTTGTTTGTAGCATTTGTGATGGATAAATTTTCTAAGTTTAGTTTATTTAAAGAAGATACAATGATGCCGCCATTTTTAGTAGAAGGATTTGACAGTATTGCACCAACGTTTTTGATTTTAGCCATTGGTTGGGTAGCGATTTTTATTTTTAATATCAATCTGTATGAGGGTATTTATTGGATTTTATCACCACTGGTCAATGTATCGCAAAGTTTCTGGGGATTTGTGTTGATCATGTTTATTCAGGCTTTTCTATATTCATTTGGTATCAGCAGTTGGGTGTTGGAGCCGCTATATGTGCCGATTGGCTTGCAGGCAGTTGGACAAAATGCAGCTGATTTAGCGCGAGGTATAGATCCGTCATTGATCCTAACAAACGAAACATTGCAAGGTTGGGTGTGGATCGGTGGCGCCGGTTCGACATTGATGCTTTCCGTATTCATGCTGTTCACAAAATCAAAACGGTTAAGAGCAATTGGGAAGTCTTCTATTGTTCCGTCATTATGTAATATCAATGAGCCATTGGTTTATGGCGCTCCGGTAGTTTTCAATCCAATGTTAATGGTGCCAATGTGGATTTCTGGGATTGTAGTGCCGGCGATAACGTATCTTTCTTTCCAACTTGGGTGGGTCAGTATTCCAACGAAACCATTTGCGTTATGGTATTTACCAGTTGGCATCCAAACATGGCTGATCAACGGAGATTTAAATGGGTTGATTTTGTTAGCTGTATCTTTAGTGTTAACAGGATTTATTTATTACCCATTCTTGAAAGTATATGACAACCAAATTTATAAAGAAGAATTGTTGAAAGTGGAGGAAGCCTAA
- a CDS encoding Cro/Cl family transcriptional regulator, translated as MKNNLQEIRSTTNMTQEELANQVDVSIQTIQSIEKGKYKPSDSLAVNIARSLNKDVTDIFS; from the coding sequence ATCAAAAACAATTTACAAGAAATCCGCAGCACTACAAACATGACACAAGAAGAACTTGCCAATCAAGTCGATGTTTCGATCCAAACCATCCAAAGTATTGAAAAAGGGAAATATAAACCTTCTGACTCTTTAGCTGTTAACATTGCTCGTTCACTAAATAAAGACGTTACTGATATTTTTTCTTAG
- a CDS encoding metallophosphoesterase — protein sequence MRILFIGDVVGSLGRDTITTYLPKLKKKYRPQVTILNGENAAAGRGITGKIYKKFLQDGVDVVTLGNHTWDNKDIFEFIDDAKKMIRPANFPEGTPGQGMVFVKVNQLELAVINMQARVFMADIDDPFRKTEELIAQARKRTPLIFVDFHGETTSEKQAMGWFLDGKVSAVVGTHTHVQTNDARILPAGTAYLSDVGMTGPYDGILGMKRGPVIEKFLTALPKRFEVVEEGRSLLSACVIDIDDQTGRAKKIEPIQISDDRPFEE from the coding sequence TTGCGTATATTATTTATAGGAGACGTAGTAGGTTCGCTAGGACGGGATACGATCACCACTTATTTACCGAAGTTGAAGAAGAAGTATCGCCCACAAGTAACGATTTTAAATGGTGAGAATGCTGCAGCCGGTCGAGGAATCACTGGTAAGATCTATAAGAAATTTTTACAAGATGGGGTTGATGTTGTCACATTAGGGAACCATACTTGGGATAATAAAGATATTTTTGAATTTATTGATGATGCAAAAAAAATGATTCGCCCTGCCAATTTTCCAGAAGGGACACCAGGACAAGGAATGGTTTTTGTTAAAGTCAATCAGCTTGAATTAGCTGTAATCAACATGCAGGCGCGTGTTTTTATGGCAGATATCGATGATCCCTTTCGTAAAACCGAGGAGCTGATTGCTCAAGCACGTAAGCGGACGCCGTTGATTTTTGTTGATTTTCACGGGGAGACAACAAGTGAGAAGCAAGCGATGGGGTGGTTTTTAGATGGGAAGGTCAGTGCAGTTGTTGGTACGCATACTCATGTCCAGACAAACGATGCACGCATTTTACCCGCAGGTACAGCTTACTTAAGCGACGTTGGTATGACTGGTCCTTATGATGGTATCTTAGGAATGAAGCGTGGTCCAGTTATTGAGAAATTTTTGACGGCATTACCGAAACGTTTTGAAGTCGTTGAAGAGGGCCGAAGTTTATTGTCTGCTTGTGTTATTGATATTGACGACCAAACAGGACGGGCGAAAAAAATCGAACCGATCCAAATCAGTGATGATCGTCCATTTGAAGAATAA
- a CDS encoding DNA mismatch repair protein MutS: MPQKTKNTPMMEQYLAIKDQYQDAFLFYRLGDFYEMFYEDAVNASQLLELTLTSRNRNADDPIPMCGIPHHAAQGYIDTLIEKGYKVAICEQVEDPKTTKGMVKREVVQLITPGTVMTSKGLDAKDNNYLTAIVEENGLFGLAYVDLSTGELKTAVLNDEDAVINEASALQTKEIVLGSPLSDTLQQTLKDRLNIIFSEQKQAEENAEFSFITSELTQPLEVEVTGKLLTYLTVTQKRGLSHIQKAVEYQPDHFLKMDHYSKFNLELTQSIRTGLKKGTLLWLLDETKTAMGGRLLKQWLDRPLIQEKQIQTRQEMVQSLLNAYFERVDLQSTLTKVYDLERLAGRVAFGNVNGRDLIQLKTSLEQVPLVRELIVGINQGEWNDLLLDLNPAEDIVELINTAINEEAPLAITEGNIIKDNYNEKLDEYRDAMRHGKQWLAELEAKERQETGIKTLKVGFNRVFGYYIEVTKSNLANLEEGKYERKQTLANAERFITPELKEMETLILEAEEKSVDLEYQLFLEVREQVKANIERLQKLAKTISAVDVLQAFATVSERYQYVRPILKSNSKELHIVEGRHPVVEKVLGHQEYIPNSVHMNKDNIILLITGPNMSGKSTYMRQLALTVVMAQIGCFVPAESAELPIFDQIFTRIGASDDLIAGQSTFMVEMMEANQALRHATPNSLILFDELGRGTATYDGMALAQAIIEYIHREVKAKTLFSTHYHELTVLDESLTGLKNIHVGAVEKNGEVVFLHKMMDGPADKSYGIHVAKIAGLPSALLERAATILSALESEEQPLKTIEYQDEIKEDTEQLSLFKEVSTDELGVIDTLKKINLLEMTPMDALNKLHELQKRI, translated from the coding sequence ATGCCGCAAAAAACAAAAAACACGCCAATGATGGAACAATACTTAGCGATCAAAGATCAATACCAAGATGCGTTTCTTTTTTATCGCTTAGGCGACTTTTATGAAATGTTTTATGAAGACGCGGTCAATGCTTCTCAGCTTTTGGAATTGACATTGACTAGCCGCAACCGCAATGCAGATGATCCGATTCCGATGTGTGGCATTCCACATCACGCAGCCCAAGGTTATATTGATACCTTGATTGAAAAAGGCTATAAAGTAGCGATCTGCGAACAAGTAGAAGATCCTAAAACCACTAAAGGTATGGTCAAGCGCGAAGTGGTTCAGCTGATTACGCCAGGAACGGTCATGACCAGCAAAGGACTAGATGCCAAAGACAACAACTATCTTACCGCTATCGTGGAAGAGAATGGTCTATTCGGTTTAGCATATGTCGATTTAAGTACTGGAGAACTAAAAACAGCTGTGTTAAATGATGAAGATGCTGTAATCAATGAAGCATCAGCGCTACAAACCAAAGAAATTGTTTTAGGCAGTCCTTTATCAGACACATTGCAGCAGACCTTGAAAGATCGTCTGAATATTATTTTCTCTGAGCAAAAACAAGCAGAAGAAAATGCTGAGTTCAGCTTTATAACAAGTGAATTGACCCAGCCTTTAGAAGTTGAAGTTACGGGAAAATTATTGACCTACTTAACTGTGACCCAAAAACGTGGCTTGTCACATATTCAAAAAGCAGTAGAATATCAACCAGACCATTTCTTAAAAATGGATCACTATTCTAAATTCAACTTAGAATTGACCCAATCGATTCGAACTGGACTGAAAAAAGGTACCTTATTATGGTTGCTAGACGAAACAAAAACGGCAATGGGCGGCCGTTTACTAAAACAATGGCTAGATCGCCCATTGATCCAGGAAAAACAAATCCAAACACGACAAGAAATGGTTCAATCATTACTGAATGCCTATTTTGAACGTGTTGACTTACAATCGACTTTAACAAAAGTCTATGATTTAGAGCGTTTAGCTGGCCGGGTCGCTTTTGGTAATGTAAATGGCCGTGACTTGATTCAACTGAAAACTTCATTAGAACAAGTACCATTGGTTCGTGAATTGATCGTTGGTATCAACCAAGGCGAGTGGAATGATTTATTATTAGATTTAAATCCAGCGGAAGATATCGTTGAACTAATCAATACAGCTATCAACGAAGAAGCGCCGCTTGCAATCACAGAAGGAAATATCATTAAAGATAATTACAATGAAAAACTAGATGAATACCGCGATGCCATGCGTCACGGTAAACAATGGTTAGCTGAGCTAGAAGCTAAAGAACGCCAGGAGACAGGCATCAAGACCTTAAAAGTTGGATTTAATCGAGTATTTGGTTATTACATTGAAGTCACAAAATCTAACTTAGCCAACCTAGAAGAAGGCAAATACGAACGCAAGCAAACCTTAGCGAATGCGGAACGTTTTATCACACCTGAATTAAAAGAAATGGAAACCTTGATTTTAGAAGCAGAAGAAAAATCTGTTGATCTAGAATACCAATTATTCCTAGAAGTTCGTGAACAAGTCAAAGCGAATATCGAACGTCTGCAAAAGCTAGCAAAAACGATCAGCGCAGTAGATGTCCTACAAGCTTTTGCTACAGTGAGTGAAAGATACCAATATGTTCGCCCGATCCTAAAAAGCAACAGCAAAGAGCTGCATATTGTTGAAGGCCGCCATCCAGTTGTAGAAAAAGTGTTGGGACATCAAGAATATATTCCTAACAGTGTTCATATGAATAAAGACAACATCATCTTGTTAATCACTGGACCAAATATGTCTGGTAAAAGTACCTACATGCGCCAATTAGCGCTAACAGTCGTGATGGCTCAAATCGGTTGTTTTGTTCCAGCTGAATCGGCGGAGCTACCGATTTTCGACCAAATTTTCACAAGAATCGGAGCATCAGACGATTTGATCGCTGGCCAAAGTACCTTTATGGTGGAAATGATGGAAGCCAATCAAGCATTGCGTCACGCTACACCAAATAGCTTGATTTTATTCGATGAACTTGGTCGGGGAACGGCAACCTATGATGGGATGGCACTAGCACAAGCAATCATTGAGTATATTCATCGAGAAGTCAAAGCGAAAACACTGTTCTCTACCCATTATCACGAATTAACGGTGTTAGATGAGAGTTTAACTGGCTTAAAAAATATTCATGTCGGCGCCGTAGAGAAAAATGGCGAAGTCGTATTTTTGCATAAAATGATGGATGGACCAGCAGATAAAAGTTATGGGATTCATGTCGCTAAAATCGCTGGATTGCCAAGTGCTTTATTAGAAAGAGCGGCAACGATCCTTTCAGCATTAGAGTCCGAGGAACAACCCCTTAAAACGATTGAATACCAAGATGAAATTAAAGAAGATACAGAGCAACTTTCGCTATTTAAAGAAGTATCAACAGATGAATTAGGTGTGATCGATACCTTAAAGAAAATAAACTTGTTAGAAATGACGCCGATGGATGCGTTAAATAAACTACACGAATTACAAAAAAGAATTTAA
- a CDS encoding DNA mismatch repair protein MutL gives MGKIQELSEQLANQIAAGEVVERPASVVKELVENAIDAGSTQIDIFIEEAGLKTIQVIDNGEGIAKEDILSAFKRHATSKIHTRDDLFRIRSLGFRGEALPSIASVSEIIVETAVSEEEEGSYVQMKGGKIEEHRPAALRKGTKITVSNLFFNTPARLKYVKTIQTELANVGDIVNRLALSHPKIAFRLVHDGNKMMNTTGNGDLKQTIAGIYGIGTAKKMLKIEAEDLDFKLTGYVSLPEVTRASRNYLSTIINGRYIKNFALNKAIVDGYGSKLMVGRFPLAVLEIEMDPLLVDVNVHPTKQEVRLSKEKDLMALISVAIREVLSHEQLIPNAADNLRFKKKIEQQPKVEQMEIPLTEQEETARPIRKPSSLGYDASSGNFFVKESTPEFPTQQPASKFAETEPQTKEELEKEALMAYAFSAPTEVEAESISDNRQLGEFAESTKLAETPQTEEQTTVDEHVYQEELSHHPEVDFSAKGAQNDLNKMLNKLVDERPKERFPELEYFGQMHGTYLFAQSKDGLYIIDQHAAQERIKYEYFREKIGEVTNDLQELLVPIVIDYPNSDALKIKEQKETLAEVGIHLEDFGQNSFIVRAHPTWYPAGEEETIIREMIDMFLTTGSVSVKKFREATAIMMSCKRSIKANHYLNEQQARVLLKDLETCENPFNCPHGRPVLIHFTNSDMEKMFKRIQDPH, from the coding sequence ATGGGAAAAATACAAGAATTATCCGAACAACTTGCCAATCAGATTGCTGCTGGTGAAGTAGTAGAACGTCCTGCATCAGTTGTCAAAGAACTTGTTGAAAATGCGATCGATGCTGGCAGTACTCAAATCGATATTTTTATTGAAGAAGCAGGACTTAAAACAATCCAAGTCATTGATAATGGCGAAGGAATCGCAAAAGAGGATATCTTGAGTGCGTTTAAACGTCATGCAACAAGTAAAATCCATACAAGAGATGATTTATTCCGTATCCGTAGTTTAGGATTCCGGGGAGAAGCTCTACCCAGTATCGCCTCTGTCTCAGAAATCATTGTGGAAACAGCGGTTTCTGAAGAGGAAGAAGGTAGTTATGTGCAGATGAAAGGCGGAAAGATCGAAGAACACCGCCCAGCGGCTTTAAGAAAAGGCACAAAAATCACTGTTTCAAATCTATTTTTTAATACGCCTGCTCGCTTAAAATATGTCAAAACGATCCAAACGGAACTCGCCAATGTAGGGGATATCGTCAATCGCTTGGCGTTAAGCCATCCTAAAATAGCTTTCCGCTTAGTTCATGATGGCAATAAAATGATGAATACAACTGGTAACGGTGATTTAAAACAAACGATTGCTGGAATTTATGGTATTGGCACGGCAAAAAAAATGCTGAAGATCGAAGCAGAAGATCTAGACTTTAAGCTGACTGGTTATGTTTCGTTGCCAGAAGTAACAAGAGCTAGCCGAAATTATTTGTCGACAATCATCAATGGCCGCTATATCAAAAACTTTGCGTTAAACAAAGCAATCGTGGATGGTTACGGCTCTAAATTGATGGTGGGACGTTTTCCGCTTGCCGTGTTAGAGATCGAGATGGATCCTTTATTAGTGGATGTCAATGTGCATCCGACCAAACAAGAAGTTCGTTTGAGTAAAGAGAAAGACTTGATGGCTCTGATCAGTGTAGCAATTCGTGAAGTATTAAGCCACGAGCAATTGATCCCAAATGCCGCAGACAATCTTCGTTTTAAAAAGAAAATCGAGCAACAGCCTAAAGTTGAACAAATGGAAATTCCTTTGACAGAACAAGAGGAAACCGCTCGCCCCATTCGAAAGCCTAGCAGTCTAGGCTATGATGCTAGTAGCGGGAATTTTTTTGTCAAAGAATCGACACCAGAATTTCCAACGCAACAGCCTGCTAGTAAGTTTGCAGAAACTGAACCACAAACAAAAGAAGAACTTGAAAAAGAAGCCTTGATGGCCTACGCATTCAGCGCGCCAACAGAAGTTGAGGCAGAGTCAATTTCTGATAACCGTCAGTTAGGTGAGTTTGCTGAATCAACAAAATTAGCAGAAACCCCTCAAACTGAAGAACAGACAACTGTTGATGAACACGTGTATCAAGAAGAACTGAGCCATCATCCAGAAGTTGATTTTTCAGCGAAAGGCGCTCAAAATGATTTGAATAAGATGTTGAATAAACTAGTCGATGAGCGTCCGAAAGAACGTTTTCCCGAGTTAGAATATTTTGGTCAAATGCACGGCACCTATCTCTTTGCGCAAAGCAAAGATGGTCTATATATTATCGATCAACATGCTGCTCAAGAGCGCATCAAATACGAATATTTCAGAGAAAAAATCGGTGAAGTGACCAATGATCTACAAGAATTATTAGTCCCAATCGTGATCGATTATCCAAACAGTGATGCCTTAAAAATCAAAGAACAAAAAGAAACATTAGCAGAAGTGGGCATTCATTTAGAAGACTTTGGGCAAAATAGTTTTATCGTTCGCGCTCATCCAACCTGGTATCCAGCAGGTGAAGAAGAAACGATCATCCGTGAAATGATCGATATGTTTTTGACCACAGGCTCTGTCAGTGTCAAAAAATTTCGTGAGGCTACAGCGATCATGATGAGCTGTAAACGGTCGATAAAAGCCAATCATTATTTAAATGAACAACAGGCTCGAGTGCTACTGAAGGATCTTGAAACCTGTGAGAATCCGTTTAATTGTCCTCATGGCCGTCCTGTTTTGATTCATTTTACCAATTCAGATATGGAAAAAATGTTTAAACGTATACAAGATCCACATTAA
- a CDS encoding septum formation protein Maf, whose amino-acid sequence MKVILASQSPRRRELLSRIIADFDVVPADINEEVKNYFTPMDYVLTMAAQKAMHVAKQYPNDLVIGSDTIVTIDNEILGKPTSRDDAFRMLRKLSGRTHKVYTSVVLLKDDQESSATVPATVEFYDLTDEEINRYLDTKEYQDKAGAYGIQEQGALLVKTIQGDYYSIMGLPIATLYRMLPAFE is encoded by the coding sequence ATGAAAGTTATCTTAGCCTCTCAATCGCCGCGCAGACGTGAGCTACTGAGTCGCATCATCGCTGATTTTGACGTCGTTCCAGCTGATATCAATGAAGAAGTCAAAAATTATTTTACTCCAATGGATTACGTCTTGACTATGGCAGCACAAAAGGCGATGCATGTTGCAAAACAGTACCCTAATGATCTAGTCATAGGCTCAGATACGATCGTGACGATCGATAATGAAATATTGGGAAAACCAACTTCCAGAGACGATGCTTTTCGCATGTTGCGAAAGTTAAGCGGCAGGACACATAAAGTATATACGAGTGTTGTGTTGTTGAAAGATGATCAAGAATCTTCCGCGACTGTTCCTGCAACAGTCGAGTTTTACGATTTGACCGATGAAGAGATCAATCGTTATTTAGACACAAAAGAGTATCAGGATAAGGCTGGGGCCTACGGTATTCAAGAACAAGGAGCTTTATTGGTGAAAACTATTCAAGGGGACTATTATTCAATCATGGGACTACCGATCGCAACGTTATACCGTATGTTGCCAGCGTTTGAGTAG
- a CDS encoding acyl-CoA thioesterase has product MKCSQTRAIQTHIITYPHLNFHKTLFGGQLMAWLDETAGIAAVRISRAAIVTASVDHLDFLAPLKASHSVCIDAYVSGVGTRSMEIFAKVIGEDLLSGERYLAGTCFMTFVVPKGASLPETIEPETKEEQFICQGYEARKKVRQAKRQESIDFAQNIDLDIPWN; this is encoded by the coding sequence ATGAAATGTTCGCAAACAAGAGCAATCCAAACGCATATAATCACGTATCCGCATTTAAATTTTCATAAAACATTATTTGGCGGACAGCTGATGGCATGGCTGGATGAGACAGCCGGCATTGCTGCTGTTCGAATCTCAAGAGCTGCAATCGTGACGGCGTCTGTTGATCATTTAGATTTTCTGGCGCCTTTAAAAGCCAGCCATTCTGTGTGTATCGATGCATATGTCTCTGGTGTTGGCACTCGTTCAATGGAGATTTTTGCAAAAGTGATCGGAGAAGATCTGCTTTCAGGTGAGCGTTATTTAGCGGGAACTTGCTTTATGACCTTTGTTGTACCTAAAGGAGCTAGTTTACCTGAAACGATCGAACCTGAGACGAAAGAAGAGCAATTTATTTGCCAAGGCTATGAAGCCAGAAAAAAAGTTAGACAAGCAAAACGTCAAGAGAGTATTGATTTTGCGCAAAATATCGATTTAGATATTCCTTGGAATTGA
- a CDS encoding methionine sulfoxide reductase B (this stereospecific enzymes reduces the R isomer of methionine sulfoxide while MsrA reduces the S form; provides protection against oxidative stress), with amino-acid sequence MEKPSKKELKEKLSDIEYAVTQENATERPFSGKYDDFYQEGIYVDIVSGEPLFSSTDKYDAGCGWPSFTKPIEKQDIEEKTDFSLGMQRVEVRSKEADSHLGHVFTDGPQDQGGLRYCINAAALHFIPVQELEKAGYGEYSTLFK; translated from the coding sequence ATGGAAAAACCATCAAAAAAAGAGTTGAAAGAAAAATTATCGGATATCGAGTACGCTGTAACGCAGGAAAATGCAACGGAACGACCTTTTTCAGGTAAGTATGATGATTTTTATCAAGAAGGTATTTATGTGGATATCGTCAGCGGTGAGCCACTCTTTAGCTCAACAGACAAATATGATGCAGGGTGCGGCTGGCCTTCGTTTACTAAGCCAATCGAAAAACAAGACATCGAAGAAAAAACAGATTTTTCTTTAGGAATGCAACGTGTTGAAGTTCGTAGTAAGGAAGCAGATTCTCATTTAGGACATGTTTTTACAGACGGACCACAAGATCAAGGCGGATTACGTTATTGTATTAATGCAGCAGCCTTGCATTTTATTCCAGTTCAAGAGCTTGAAAAAGCAGGCTATGGGGAATATAGTACCTTATTTAAATAA